A genomic region of Streptomyces sp. NBC_00247 contains the following coding sequences:
- a CDS encoding GAP family protein yields MGDAVGQMLASAVGIAISPLPLIAVVLMLATPRGKVNGMAFTLGWMVTLGVITTVVVLAGSGAGADDGGAPARWTYWLKLALGVLFLLMGAKQWKDRPHTGQEHALPAWMRAIDRITPGRAAGLAALLSGANPKNLVLTIGGAASIASSPAGVGGKVVAGVLFVVVGSVCVLLPLLVYVFGGSRSAAVLGGWKAWMGEHNSAIMTVVLVLLGAKYVGDAISGLTS; encoded by the coding sequence ATGGGTGATGCTGTCGGGCAGATGCTGGCGTCGGCGGTGGGCATCGCGATCAGCCCTCTTCCGCTGATCGCGGTGGTGCTGATGCTGGCCACCCCGCGCGGCAAGGTCAACGGCATGGCGTTCACGCTGGGCTGGATGGTCACCCTCGGGGTGATCACCACGGTGGTCGTCCTCGCAGGATCAGGCGCGGGTGCCGACGACGGCGGCGCACCCGCCCGGTGGACGTACTGGCTCAAGCTCGCGCTCGGCGTGCTCTTCCTGCTCATGGGAGCCAAGCAGTGGAAGGACCGCCCCCATACGGGACAGGAGCACGCGCTGCCGGCCTGGATGCGGGCGATCGACCGCATCACCCCGGGCAGAGCGGCCGGTCTCGCCGCCCTGCTGTCGGGTGCCAACCCCAAGAACCTCGTTCTCACGATCGGTGGCGCGGCTTCCATCGCGAGCAGCCCGGCCGGCGTGGGCGGCAAGGTTGTCGCGGGGGTCCTGTTCGTGGTCGTCGGCTCGGTGTGCGTCCTGCTCCCGCTGCTCGTCTACGTATTCGGGGGCAGCAGGTCGGCCGCGGTGCTGGGCGGCTGGAAGGCGTGGATGGGTGAGCACAACAGCGCGATCATGACGGTGGTCCTGGTCCTGCTGGGCGCCAAGTACGTGGGGGACGCGATCAGCGGACTCACCTCGTGA
- a CDS encoding DUF1254 domain-containing protein has translation MSENAELPGRLGGVGYDGELPARQDLGLVFDELDYQMACQVYLWALPLVSYAQWQRVHREVFGAGPCDLVRYSTYRDRLGLITANATTPYILNFFDLAQTGPLLVELPAGPTAGGVSDFWQREIGVMGEMGPDRGQGGTHLIVPPGQPVPDGTPGEVHVLYATGMNVMFGFRTLDPDPDRSRALVDAVRIRPHDSDPASCTTRIVTPDGRPWSGDQPRGLEFFRTLHAVYQSEIVDERDRFYLAMLHRLGITKGEAFTPDERTTRILEQGAAAGELMAQANTFAKRFEGCRWWPDRLWDQPIVLDHSDQRAGHLDQLLERASWFYEAVSFSEAMKSHTPGAGQAYLGAYTDGRSAWLDGGRDYTLHVPADVPAKLFWSVTVYDTATRCLIDNPQQRGDRGSRDHDLLVNGDGSVDLSFGPHPPKTGESNWVQTLPGRHWFSYFRLYGPQEPYLDRTWKLGDITPA, from the coding sequence ATGAGCGAGAACGCGGAGCTTCCTGGCCGGCTGGGCGGGGTGGGTTACGACGGTGAACTGCCGGCTCGGCAGGATCTCGGGCTGGTCTTCGACGAGCTGGACTACCAGATGGCCTGCCAGGTGTATCTGTGGGCGCTGCCTCTGGTGTCGTACGCGCAGTGGCAGCGGGTGCACCGGGAGGTGTTCGGCGCGGGGCCGTGCGACCTGGTCCGCTACAGCACGTACCGCGACCGGCTGGGACTGATCACAGCCAACGCCACCACCCCGTACATCCTGAACTTCTTCGATCTGGCGCAGACGGGGCCGCTGCTGGTGGAACTGCCCGCCGGCCCCACGGCGGGCGGGGTGTCGGACTTCTGGCAGCGTGAGATCGGTGTCATGGGCGAGATGGGCCCCGACCGCGGGCAGGGAGGCACCCATCTGATCGTCCCGCCCGGCCAACCCGTACCGGACGGGACACCCGGCGAAGTCCATGTCCTCTACGCCACGGGCATGAACGTCATGTTCGGCTTCCGTACACTGGATCCCGATCCCGACCGGTCCCGGGCGCTCGTGGACGCGGTCCGTATCCGCCCGCACGACAGCGACCCCGCCAGCTGCACGACCCGCATCGTCACCCCCGACGGCAGGCCGTGGTCCGGTGACCAGCCGCGTGGCCTGGAGTTCTTCCGAACCCTGCACGCCGTCTACCAGAGCGAGATCGTGGACGAACGCGACCGCTTCTACCTGGCGATGCTGCACCGGCTCGGGATCACCAAGGGCGAGGCGTTCACACCCGACGAGCGGACGACACGCATCCTGGAACAGGGCGCCGCGGCGGGCGAGCTGATGGCGCAGGCCAACACCTTCGCCAAGCGGTTCGAGGGATGCCGGTGGTGGCCCGACCGCCTCTGGGACCAGCCGATCGTCCTGGACCACTCCGACCAGCGAGCCGGACACCTCGACCAACTGCTGGAACGCGCCTCATGGTTCTACGAGGCCGTCTCGTTCTCAGAAGCGATGAAGAGCCACACCCCCGGCGCGGGGCAGGCCTACCTCGGGGCATACACGGACGGCCGGAGCGCGTGGCTGGACGGCGGCCGCGACTACACCCTGCACGTACCGGCAGACGTGCCGGCCAAACTGTTCTGGTCGGTGACCGTGTACGACACCGCCACCCGCTGCCTGATCGACAACCCCCAGCAGCGCGGGGACCGCGGTTCACGCGACCACGACCTTCTGGTCAACGGCGACGGGTCGGTCGACCTGTCCTTCGGACCGCATCCCCCCAAGACCGGCGAGTCGAACTGGGTACAGACCCTGCCCGGACGGCACTGGTTCTCCTACTTCCGCCTCTACGGGCCCCAAGAACCCTACCTGGACCGCACCTGGAAACTCGGCGACATCACACCTGCCTGA
- a CDS encoding LysR family transcriptional regulator: MDFRQIEFFRAVVEARSVSQAAENLGVTPPTVGDAVAALERELGVRLLERSAKGANPTRAGLYLLSRGGRLVADRDRVTEALRLMGAGAVGDLQIGVEPMVINELIADVLADFLKRAPEARVSLSDVTPDVIIQGIVDGNLDMGCVPFGQEGFAESVTDVCEWYPIVGIDIKLAVPRKRAHEQHPGGKGWGRWILPYRIPAFSGMPDIVEETLADDEGFDVLEVSTPQTAIAFVAAGLGVAPATQRIAEGNEAVALLDPPEWLAPMQATLLWKRGGQMTPLMSLWRQSTQLVATQRRAKGS; this comes from the coding sequence ATGGACTTCCGTCAGATCGAGTTCTTCAGGGCGGTCGTCGAGGCACGTTCGGTCTCGCAGGCTGCAGAAAACCTTGGTGTGACTCCGCCAACGGTGGGTGATGCCGTCGCGGCGCTGGAGCGGGAACTCGGCGTGCGTCTCCTGGAGCGATCGGCGAAGGGGGCGAACCCCACTCGAGCGGGTCTCTATCTGCTGTCGAGGGGCGGCCGCCTGGTGGCCGACCGCGACCGGGTCACCGAGGCGCTCCGACTGATGGGGGCGGGAGCGGTCGGTGATCTCCAGATCGGTGTCGAGCCGATGGTCATCAACGAGCTCATCGCTGACGTGCTGGCGGACTTCCTGAAGCGCGCCCCGGAGGCGCGCGTCAGCCTGAGCGATGTCACACCCGACGTCATCATCCAGGGGATTGTGGACGGCAATCTGGACATGGGCTGTGTCCCCTTCGGCCAGGAAGGATTCGCCGAATCCGTCACCGACGTCTGCGAGTGGTACCCGATCGTCGGCATCGACATCAAACTGGCCGTACCGCGGAAGCGGGCACACGAGCAGCACCCTGGCGGAAAAGGCTGGGGGCGCTGGATCCTGCCCTACCGGATTCCCGCGTTCTCGGGCATGCCGGACATCGTCGAAGAGACCCTGGCCGACGACGAAGGCTTCGACGTCCTCGAGGTCTCCACGCCGCAGACAGCGATCGCGTTCGTGGCCGCAGGACTGGGCGTCGCGCCGGCCACCCAGCGCATCGCGGAAGGGAACGAGGCGGTGGCCCTCCTCGACCCCCCGGAATGGCTTGCCCCCATGCAGGCGACGCTTCTATGGAAACGGGGAGGCCAGATGACACCGCTCATGTCGCTCTGGAGGCAGTCCACTCAACTGGTCGCCACACAACGCCGCGCGAAGGGCTCCTGA
- a CDS encoding LamG-like jellyroll fold domain-containing protein: MRARASRNAIPAAATIALLGALTPVALPARSASAETPVSYDQVVRQDSPVAYWPLATQDTATDSTGNGHTGTFYGTPSRTTLPDGEPATVFNGSSQYAEIPDTNDLSVTTRGVLTIEAWMRPDAREFSRSEASGYVHWLGKGTKGEQEYAARIYSLSNSERRANRISGYAFSPRGGLGNGSYFQDPLTPGQWIHYVLVVNTTTSSNQYPAGYTKIYKDGHLRDQDSLRQYAFRPRNGTAPLRIATRDLASFFHGAMGKVAVYGAELPATRIAAHHAAMQGV; encoded by the coding sequence GTGCGAGCCCGCGCCTCCCGGAACGCGATTCCCGCTGCCGCGACAATCGCCCTACTCGGCGCTCTCACGCCCGTAGCTCTGCCGGCCCGCAGCGCGTCGGCCGAGACCCCCGTCTCGTACGACCAAGTAGTTCGCCAAGACTCCCCCGTCGCCTACTGGCCTCTGGCAACCCAGGACACCGCCACCGACAGCACCGGCAATGGGCACACGGGCACCTTCTACGGCACGCCCTCACGTACGACACTCCCCGACGGCGAACCAGCCACAGTCTTCAACGGCTCGTCCCAGTACGCCGAGATTCCGGACACCAACGACCTCAGCGTGACCACCCGGGGCGTCCTCACCATCGAAGCGTGGATGCGCCCCGACGCCCGTGAATTTTCCCGCAGCGAGGCCTCCGGTTACGTGCACTGGCTCGGCAAAGGAACCAAAGGCGAGCAAGAATACGCCGCTCGAATTTACTCCCTCAGTAATTCCGAGCGACGCGCCAACCGCATCTCCGGATACGCCTTCTCTCCTCGGGGCGGCCTCGGCAACGGCAGCTACTTTCAGGATCCTTTGACACCTGGTCAATGGATCCACTACGTCCTGGTAGTCAACACCACGACCAGCAGCAACCAATACCCGGCGGGCTACACCAAGATCTACAAAGACGGACACCTCCGCGACCAGGACAGTCTCCGGCAATATGCGTTTCGGCCGCGCAACGGGACTGCACCTCTTCGTATCGCCACGCGTGACCTGGCGTCCTTCTTCCACGGCGCCATGGGGAAAGTCGCCGTCTACGGTGCCGAGCTGCCGGCCACCCGCATCGCCGCTCACCACGCCGCCATGCAAGGGGTCTGA